Proteins encoded together in one Caballeronia sp. NK8 window:
- a CDS encoding ABC transporter permease yields MSKVTVDKSEQPRPRKGFATQLMHSRETGIVGALVIMVVLLSIFAPDFASKGNLLNDARNLSFIGIVVLGQAAVMITGGIDLSVGSVWGLAAVASAAMMQAGMGVVPACALTLLICAAVGFFNGFCVTKLRMLPFVPTLATMSIARALALIITRGKAIDGFRPDGDAFFALGGGDFLDLPVPFIIFVVLAIIAAIVLKRTVYGRQLYAVGGNERAAMLTGLNVDRLKMSVYIMSSVLAGVAGIIEVSYLSSAISNQGLGKELSVIAAAVIGGTALSGGEGTVIGVFVGTVILEVLRNGLVLLGTDAYWQGVFVGSVIVLAVFIDQLRKGVWRRR; encoded by the coding sequence ATGAGCAAAGTGACCGTGGACAAAAGTGAGCAGCCGAGGCCCCGCAAGGGTTTCGCGACTCAGCTCATGCACTCGCGTGAGACCGGCATCGTTGGCGCGCTGGTCATCATGGTGGTGCTGCTATCGATTTTCGCGCCGGACTTCGCCAGTAAAGGCAACCTGCTCAATGACGCGCGCAATCTGTCATTCATCGGCATCGTCGTGCTGGGTCAGGCTGCGGTAATGATTACTGGCGGGATCGACCTTTCGGTCGGCAGCGTGTGGGGGCTTGCGGCGGTGGCGTCCGCCGCGATGATGCAAGCGGGCATGGGTGTGGTTCCGGCGTGCGCGCTCACGCTGCTCATTTGCGCCGCCGTTGGCTTCTTCAACGGCTTCTGCGTGACCAAGCTGCGCATGCTGCCGTTCGTTCCGACGCTCGCCACCATGAGCATCGCACGTGCGCTCGCGCTCATCATCACGCGCGGCAAGGCAATCGACGGCTTCCGCCCCGACGGTGACGCGTTCTTCGCACTCGGCGGCGGCGACTTCCTCGACTTGCCGGTTCCCTTCATCATCTTCGTGGTGCTGGCGATCATCGCGGCGATCGTGCTCAAGAGAACGGTCTACGGCCGCCAGCTCTATGCGGTCGGCGGTAACGAACGCGCCGCGATGCTCACCGGCCTGAACGTGGACCGGCTGAAGATGAGCGTCTACATCATGTCCTCTGTCCTCGCGGGTGTCGCGGGCATCATCGAAGTGAGCTACCTGTCGTCCGCGATTTCCAATCAGGGGCTGGGTAAAGAGCTGAGTGTCATTGCGGCGGCGGTGATCGGCGGCACGGCCCTGTCCGGCGGCGAAGGCACCGTGATCGGCGTGTTCGTCGGCACGGTGATTCTCGAAGTGCTGCGCAATGGTCTCGTCTTGCTGGGAACGGACGCTTATTGGCAAGGGGTGTTCGTCGGTTCTGTCATCGTGCTTGCCGTCTTTATCGATCAACTCAGAAAAGGCGTCTGGCGACGTCGATGA
- a CDS encoding D-tagatose-bisphosphate aldolase, class II, non-catalytic subunit — protein MTEIVTRLTADARFGSRLKGIYSVCSAHPWVIEASMRQALDDGTPLLLESTSNQVDQYGGYTGMRPADFVRFVHKIADRVGFRRETLLLGGDHLGPNAWRNLPADEAMERAEALIEAYAAAGFKKIHLDTSMSCADDPSRLSDEVVAGRAARLCAAAEQAAERAGLRERPVYIVGTEVPVPGGASEALAAVEVTNPRAALDTVAVHRAAWQARGLDAAWERVVGLVVQPGVEFDHTKVVDYDASSAGELSHILDDLPGMVFEAHSTDYQKPEALSALVRDGFAILKVGPGATFALREALYALADIEDELVAADARSNLRAVVERVMQEKPRNWEKYYHGSEQEKRLLRTFSYSDRIRYYWTDAEVADATQKLVFNLEHVDIRENLISRYLPNQYWQLRCGLIDGSPMSLIFSKVREVIGMYAVACRT, from the coding sequence ATGACTGAAATCGTCACACGGCTCACAGCCGACGCACGATTTGGGTCGCGACTGAAGGGAATCTACTCGGTCTGCTCGGCACACCCATGGGTGATCGAAGCAAGCATGAGGCAGGCGCTCGATGATGGCACGCCATTGCTGCTCGAATCCACCTCGAACCAGGTGGATCAGTATGGCGGTTACACCGGCATGCGGCCCGCGGACTTCGTGCGGTTCGTTCACAAAATCGCCGATAGAGTGGGTTTCCGTCGAGAAACCCTGCTTCTCGGCGGCGACCATCTCGGCCCGAACGCCTGGCGAAATCTTCCAGCCGATGAAGCGATGGAACGCGCTGAAGCACTGATCGAAGCCTACGCCGCGGCAGGATTCAAAAAGATTCACCTCGACACGAGCATGAGCTGCGCCGATGACCCGTCGCGTCTTTCCGACGAAGTGGTCGCCGGGCGTGCGGCCCGATTGTGCGCGGCCGCGGAGCAAGCAGCCGAACGCGCAGGGCTGCGCGAACGCCCGGTCTACATAGTCGGTACGGAAGTCCCCGTGCCCGGCGGGGCATCGGAAGCGCTTGCTGCGGTCGAGGTGACGAACCCGCGCGCGGCGCTCGATACCGTCGCGGTGCATCGTGCGGCATGGCAGGCCCGTGGGCTGGACGCGGCGTGGGAGCGCGTCGTCGGTCTCGTGGTCCAGCCGGGTGTGGAGTTCGATCACACGAAGGTGGTGGACTATGACGCGTCATCCGCCGGCGAGCTGTCGCATATCCTCGATGACTTGCCCGGCATGGTCTTCGAAGCGCATTCCACGGACTATCAGAAGCCTGAGGCTCTGTCGGCGCTGGTGCGTGACGGCTTCGCCATTCTGAAAGTCGGGCCAGGCGCGACGTTCGCATTGCGAGAAGCGCTTTACGCTCTTGCGGACATCGAAGACGAACTGGTCGCAGCGGATGCACGCTCCAATCTGAGAGCAGTGGTCGAGCGCGTGATGCAGGAGAAACCCAGAAATTGGGAGAAGTACTATCACGGCAGCGAACAGGAAAAGCGGCTCTTGCGCACTTTCAGCTACAGCGACCGAATTCGCTACTACTGGACCGATGCGGAAGTTGCGGACGCAACGCAAAAGCTGGTGTTCAATCTTGAACACGTCGACATACGCGAAAACCTCATCAGTCGATATCTTCCGAACCAGTACTGGCAACTCCGCTGCGGATTGATCGATGGTTCGCCGATGAGCCTGATCTTCAGCAAGGTGCGGGAGGTCATCGGCATGTATGCGGTCGCTTGTAGAACGTAA
- a CDS encoding sugar-binding protein, which produces MTRTMISAVAAAVLFGLGITQAHAADKKVFAVVPKALGVAFYADAEKGCKEEAAKLGAECLFTGPAQLDDAEQGRIVRDLITKKVAGIAIAPNNADSISNVISAAVAKNIPIVTFDSDAPKSKRAAFIGTNNEAGGVAAGEAFAKALPKGGTYAILTGGLSAANLNERIKGFKSKLDGNFKEVSGSPFACNDDSSTAVQLIQDILAKNPKLDGIFFAGGWPMFAPEAYIRAVKNKAADIKAGKFVIVSFDTLPSQVKLLKEGYATTLIGQRPLAMGIESVKQLDELSKGGKIPPVTDTGVDIVNSSNVDKFVGGK; this is translated from the coding sequence ATGACACGCACCATGATCAGTGCAGTAGCCGCCGCCGTCCTGTTCGGGCTCGGCATCACGCAAGCGCACGCAGCCGACAAGAAGGTTTTCGCCGTCGTGCCGAAGGCGCTCGGCGTCGCTTTCTACGCCGACGCGGAGAAAGGCTGCAAGGAGGAGGCCGCGAAACTCGGCGCGGAGTGCCTGTTCACGGGCCCGGCGCAACTCGATGACGCCGAGCAAGGTCGGATCGTAAGAGACCTGATTACCAAGAAGGTCGCGGGTATCGCGATTGCGCCGAATAACGCCGACTCCATCAGTAACGTCATTAGTGCTGCCGTGGCGAAGAACATCCCGATCGTCACATTCGATTCCGATGCGCCGAAGTCCAAGCGGGCCGCGTTCATCGGCACGAACAACGAGGCGGGCGGAGTGGCCGCCGGCGAAGCATTCGCGAAGGCGCTTCCGAAGGGCGGCACCTACGCGATCCTGACCGGTGGCCTGTCCGCCGCGAATCTGAATGAGCGCATCAAGGGCTTCAAGTCCAAGCTCGACGGCAACTTCAAGGAGGTTTCGGGTTCGCCCTTCGCATGCAACGACGACTCCAGCACGGCGGTGCAGTTGATTCAGGACATTCTCGCGAAGAACCCCAAGCTCGACGGTATCTTCTTCGCAGGCGGCTGGCCGATGTTCGCGCCTGAGGCCTACATTCGCGCCGTCAAGAACAAGGCAGCCGATATCAAGGCGGGCAAGTTCGTGATCGTCTCGTTCGACACGTTGCCGTCGCAGGTCAAGCTGCTCAAGGAGGGTTACGCGACCACGCTGATCGGCCAGCGACCGCTCGCGATGGGCATCGAGTCGGTGAAACAGCTCGATGAACTTTCCAAGGGCGGAAAGATTCCGCCGGTCACGGATACCGGTGTCGATATCGTGAATTCGTCCAACGTGGACAAGTTCGTCGGCGGCAAGTAA